The following are from one region of the Bradyrhizobium sediminis genome:
- a CDS encoding OmpW/AlkL family protein yields the protein MKTRTRTAISSLALAAGIFGLATAASAADLPVYTKAPAVEAWNPWMIRLRALGVVTRDSGWVDQVPGSGLKTSDAIVPELDISYFFTRNIAAELILGVTRHEVTGTGVPATAGLDVGRAWLLPPTLTLQYHFTDLGAFKPYIGAGVNYTVFYNQSAGNTFNNAGVIVTNSHLQNTWAPAAQIGFDYMINKHVGLNVDVKKIWLRPNWDGTLGGGVPVTGKVNLDPWLIGTGLTYKF from the coding sequence ATGAAGACAAGAACAAGAACTGCGATCTCGTCGCTCGCTTTGGCTGCCGGGATCTTTGGACTCGCGACAGCCGCTTCAGCCGCTGATTTGCCGGTCTACACCAAGGCGCCGGCGGTCGAAGCCTGGAATCCCTGGATGATCCGCCTGCGCGCGCTCGGCGTCGTCACCCGTGATTCGGGCTGGGTCGACCAGGTTCCGGGATCGGGCCTGAAGACCTCGGATGCGATCGTTCCGGAGCTGGACATCTCCTACTTCTTCACCCGCAACATCGCCGCCGAACTCATTCTCGGCGTCACCCGTCATGAAGTGACCGGCACCGGCGTTCCCGCCACGGCCGGCCTCGACGTGGGCAGGGCCTGGCTGCTGCCGCCGACGCTGACGCTGCAATATCACTTCACCGATCTCGGCGCGTTCAAGCCCTATATCGGCGCCGGCGTGAACTATACGGTGTTCTACAACCAGTCGGCCGGCAACACCTTCAACAATGCGGGCGTGATCGTCACCAACAGCCACCTGCAGAATACGTGGGCGCCGGCCGCGCAGATCGGCTTCGACTACATGATCAACAAGCATGTCGGCCTGAACGTCGACGTCAAGAAGATCTGGCTGCGCCCGAACTGGGACGGCACGCTTGGCGGCGGTGTGCCGGTCACTGGCAAGGTCAATCTCGATCCGTGGCTGATCGGAACCGGTCTGACCTACAAGTTCTGA
- a CDS encoding ferredoxin, whose product MAGKLKIHIDQDKCQGHARCKALAPELFELDEFGNAHETGDGSVPAGLEDKAWLAKANCPEIAIEVTEE is encoded by the coding sequence ATGGCCGGAAAACTCAAAATCCACATCGATCAGGATAAGTGTCAGGGCCATGCCCGCTGCAAGGCGCTGGCGCCCGAGCTGTTCGAACTCGACGAGTTCGGCAATGCGCACGAAACCGGCGACGGCTCCGTGCCCGCCGGGTTAGAGGACAAGGCATGGCTCGCCAAGGCCAATTGCCCTGAAATCGCGATTGAAGTCACCGAAGAGTAA
- a CDS encoding SDR family oxidoreductase: MDLHLRGKRVLITGASKGIGAAAAEAFAEEGCHLLLAARSGDQLKALAERLRSAHQIDAATAVVDLRKPEDIAKLVKDAADIDILVNNAGDIPGGSIDKIDEATWRHAWELKVFGYINLTRAIYAQMKARGHGVIINDIGAAGEKIDANYICGSAGNAALMALTRALGGKSLADNIRVVGINPGPVGTDRHVTLLKTRARNQFGDENRYKEFQKSMPLGRPAHAREIGDLMAFLASDRSGYTSGVIFTVDGGHTSGWG, from the coding sequence ATGGACCTGCATTTGCGCGGCAAGCGCGTCCTGATCACCGGTGCATCGAAGGGCATCGGTGCGGCCGCCGCCGAAGCCTTCGCCGAAGAAGGCTGCCACCTGCTGCTTGCGGCCCGCAGCGGCGATCAGTTGAAGGCGCTGGCCGAGCGGCTGCGCTCGGCGCATCAGATCGACGCCGCCACTGCCGTCGTCGACCTGCGCAAACCGGAGGACATTGCGAAACTGGTGAAGGACGCCGCCGATATCGACATCCTCGTCAACAATGCCGGCGACATTCCCGGCGGCTCGATCGACAAGATCGACGAAGCGACCTGGCGCCATGCCTGGGAGTTGAAGGTGTTCGGCTACATCAACCTCACCCGCGCCATCTACGCGCAGATGAAAGCGCGCGGCCACGGCGTCATCATCAACGACATCGGCGCCGCCGGCGAAAAAATCGACGCCAATTACATCTGCGGCAGCGCCGGCAATGCGGCGCTGATGGCATTGACCCGCGCGCTCGGGGGCAAGAGCCTTGCCGACAACATCCGCGTGGTCGGCATCAATCCCGGGCCGGTCGGCACCGACCGCCACGTCACGCTCTTGAAGACCCGCGCCAGGAACCAGTTCGGCGACGAAAACCGCTACAAGGAATTTCAGAAGAGCATGCCGCTCGGCCGCCCCGCGCATGCCCGTGAGATCGGCGACCTCATGGCCTTCCTCGCCTCCGACCGCTCCGGCTATACCTCGGGCGTGATCTTCACCGTCGATGGCGGGCATACGTCGGGTTGGGGATAG
- a CDS encoding TetR/AcrR family transcriptional regulator, giving the protein MPPRLARKPLNTYHHGDLRDALVQAALAEAEQGGPEAISLKALAKKLGVSQPAPYRHFADREALLAAVTAEAFRQFSAMLRESISGPSKQSKLSRLAQATLSFGLRRNGIYRLMFASRTMACASKGSELHNAAFETFGLVLEALEAPAVGLLRERQALQIWAALHGVVMLAEQGLLTGQVAQISREELVEEIVEQSKLALSVAIKAAGAGARVAG; this is encoded by the coding sequence ATGCCGCCTCGGTTAGCCCGCAAACCGCTCAATACCTATCACCACGGCGATCTCCGCGACGCCCTGGTTCAGGCCGCACTTGCCGAGGCGGAGCAGGGCGGCCCGGAAGCCATCAGCCTCAAGGCGCTCGCAAAAAAGCTCGGCGTCTCGCAACCGGCGCCGTACCGGCATTTCGCCGACCGCGAGGCCTTGCTGGCGGCGGTCACGGCGGAGGCCTTCCGGCAATTTTCCGCCATGCTGCGGGAGTCGATCAGCGGGCCGTCGAAACAATCGAAGCTGTCGCGCCTCGCGCAGGCCACGCTTTCTTTCGGTCTGCGCCGCAACGGGATCTACCGCTTGATGTTCGCGTCGCGAACCATGGCCTGTGCGTCGAAAGGCAGCGAGCTGCACAACGCAGCCTTTGAAACGTTCGGCCTCGTGCTGGAAGCGCTGGAAGCGCCCGCCGTCGGATTGTTGCGCGAGCGGCAGGCCCTGCAAATCTGGGCCGCGCTGCACGGTGTGGTGATGCTGGCCGAGCAGGGACTGCTCACCGGCCAGGTTGCCCAGATCAGCCGGGAGGAACTGGTCGAGGAGATCGTGGAGCAGAGCAAACTGGCGCTGTCGGTCGCCATCAAGGCCGCCGGTGCTGGCGCGCGCGTGGCGGGCTAG
- a CDS encoding Zn-dependent hydrolase, with translation MTKIASNLQIDSARLWDTIHETAKFGGTPKGGVRRLTLGPEDKQVRDWFRRACEAAGLDVHVDALGSMFGLRKGRDMSKPPVGLGSHLDTQPTGGKFDGVLGTLAALEVVRTLNDAGIETEAPICIVNWTNEEGSRFAPAMMASAAYVGDFTTDDILSRKDADGVTVAEALDSIGYRGEAPVGTQKFASFVELHIEQGPILEAEHKTIGVVDSGQGVLWYDGKITGFESHAGSTPMPLRRDALATLSEIVLAMESVARKHGPKAVGTIGEAVIANPSRNVIPGEIAFTVDCRSADAAIMDALDRDLRAAVAEIAARRKVDVKLDLVWRKPPTHFDPKLVDAVENAAQALGYSNRRITSGAGHDACNLNTRIPTAMVFVPCKDGVSHNELEDATQADCTAGANVLMHTVLALAGVAS, from the coding sequence ATGACCAAGATCGCCTCCAACCTGCAGATCGACTCCGCCCGGCTCTGGGACACGATTCACGAAACCGCGAAATTCGGCGGCACGCCCAAGGGCGGGGTGCGGCGGCTGACGCTGGGCCCCGAGGACAAACAGGTGCGCGACTGGTTCCGCAGGGCGTGCGAGGCCGCAGGCCTCGACGTGCATGTCGATGCGCTCGGCTCGATGTTTGGCCTGCGCAAGGGCCGCGACATGTCGAAGCCGCCGGTTGGTCTCGGCTCGCATCTCGATACCCAGCCCACGGGGGGCAAGTTCGACGGCGTGCTCGGCACGCTGGCGGCGCTCGAAGTGGTGCGTACCCTCAACGATGCCGGGATCGAGACCGAGGCGCCGATCTGCATCGTCAACTGGACCAATGAGGAAGGCTCGCGCTTTGCCCCCGCGATGATGGCCTCGGCGGCCTATGTTGGCGACTTCACCACCGACGATATCCTGTCGCGCAAGGACGCCGACGGCGTCACCGTGGCGGAGGCGCTGGACAGCATCGGCTATCGCGGCGAAGCCCCGGTCGGCACGCAGAAATTCGCAAGCTTCGTCGAGCTGCACATCGAACAGGGCCCGATTCTGGAAGCCGAGCACAAGACCATCGGCGTGGTCGATTCCGGCCAGGGCGTGCTGTGGTACGACGGCAAGATCACCGGCTTCGAAAGCCATGCCGGCTCGACGCCGATGCCGCTGCGCCGCGACGCGCTCGCCACCCTGTCGGAAATCGTGCTGGCGATGGAGAGCGTCGCCCGGAAACACGGACCCAAGGCGGTCGGCACCATCGGCGAAGCCGTGATCGCCAACCCCTCCCGCAATGTCATTCCCGGCGAAATCGCCTTCACGGTCGATTGCCGCAGCGCCGACGCCGCGATCATGGACGCGCTCGACAGGGACTTGCGCGCGGCGGTGGCCGAGATCGCCGCCCGCCGCAAGGTCGACGTCAAGCTCGATCTGGTCTGGCGCAAGCCTCCGACCCATTTCGACCCCAAACTGGTCGATGCGGTGGAGAACGCGGCCCAGGCGCTCGGCTATTCCAACCGGCGCATCACCTCGGGCGCGGGCCATGATGCCTGCAACCTCAACACCCGCATTCCCACCGCGATGGTGTTCGTGCCTTGCAAGGATGGCGTCAGCCACAACGAACTCGAGGACGCCACGCAGGCCGATTGCACCGCGGGCGCCAATGTGTTGATGCATACCGTGCTGGCGCTTGCCGGCGTCGCTTCCTGA
- a CDS encoding amidase, producing the protein MADQGLVKATACAIVDKLNKGEVTPLDLLDVLEKRIAEVDGRVNALPTLCFDRARAHAKELMKKPAGSRGLLAGMPVPIKDLTNVAGVLTTQGSPIYKDYVPARSDILVEHLEANGGVIYAKSNTPEFGAGANTFNEVFGATRNPWDTSRSAAGSSGGAAVALATGMAWLAHGSDMGGSLRNPASFCGIVGLRPSIGRVAHTPAAAIDRNLGVQGPMARNVEDLALLLDAMSGEHPADPLSLPVLPISFLSAARSGNKPKRIAYSPDLGITPVDPEVAAITRKAAQRFAEAGAIVEEAHPDLREAHECFHVLRAFDFALSKAALLREKRDQLKPEVIWNIEEGLKLTVEQLERAEAQRVAMTARTLEFFNSYDLLLTPATIVAPFPVENRYVAECAGKKFDNYVEWLAIVYAITLVCCPALSLPCGFTASGLPVGLQMVAPPRGEAKLLAGAKVLEDILGVRGSTPIDPRPPR; encoded by the coding sequence GTGGCTGATCAGGGACTGGTAAAAGCGACGGCGTGCGCCATCGTCGACAAACTCAACAAGGGCGAAGTCACGCCGCTCGATCTGCTCGACGTGCTGGAGAAGCGGATCGCCGAGGTCGACGGCAGGGTGAACGCGCTGCCGACGCTGTGCTTCGACCGCGCCCGGGCGCATGCCAAAGAACTGATGAAGAAGCCGGCCGGGAGCCGCGGCCTGCTGGCCGGCATGCCGGTTCCGATCAAGGACCTCACCAACGTCGCCGGCGTGCTGACGACGCAGGGCTCCCCGATCTACAAGGACTATGTCCCCGCGCGTTCCGATATCCTGGTCGAACATCTCGAAGCCAATGGCGGGGTGATCTACGCCAAATCCAACACGCCGGAATTCGGCGCCGGCGCCAACACGTTCAACGAAGTGTTCGGCGCGACCCGCAATCCCTGGGATACGTCGCGATCGGCCGCCGGCTCCTCCGGGGGGGCTGCGGTGGCGCTCGCCACCGGCATGGCCTGGCTGGCGCATGGTTCCGACATGGGCGGCTCGCTGCGCAATCCCGCCAGCTTCTGCGGCATCGTCGGCTTGAGGCCGAGCATCGGCCGCGTCGCGCATACGCCCGCGGCCGCGATCGACCGCAATCTCGGTGTGCAGGGCCCGATGGCGCGCAATGTCGAGGATCTCGCGCTGCTGCTCGACGCCATGAGCGGCGAGCACCCGGCCGACCCGCTGTCGCTGCCGGTGCTGCCGATCTCGTTCCTGTCGGCCGCCCGTTCCGGCAACAAGCCGAAGCGCATCGCCTATTCGCCCGATCTCGGCATCACCCCTGTCGATCCCGAGGTTGCTGCCATCACCCGCAAAGCGGCGCAGCGTTTTGCCGAAGCCGGCGCCATCGTCGAGGAAGCGCATCCGGACCTGCGCGAGGCCCATGAATGCTTCCACGTGCTGCGCGCCTTCGACTTCGCGCTCAGCAAGGCGGCGCTGCTACGCGAAAAGCGCGATCAGCTCAAGCCCGAGGTAATCTGGAACATCGAGGAAGGCCTCAAGCTCACGGTCGAGCAGCTCGAGCGTGCGGAGGCCCAGCGCGTGGCGATGACCGCGCGCACGCTGGAATTTTTCAACAGCTACGATCTCCTGCTGACGCCGGCGACCATCGTTGCGCCGTTTCCGGTCGAGAACCGCTATGTCGCCGAATGCGCCGGCAAAAAATTCGACAACTACGTCGAATGGCTCGCCATCGTCTATGCGATAACGCTGGTGTGCTGCCCGGCGCTATCTTTGCCCTGCGGGTTCACCGCGTCCGGCCTGCCGGTCGGACTGCAGATGGTGGCGCCGCCGCGCGGCGAGGCAAAGCTTCTCGCCGGCGCCAAAGTGCTGGAGGATATTCTGGGCGTGCGCGGCTCGACGCCGATCGATCCACGGCCGCCCAGATAA
- a CDS encoding NAD(P)-dependent oxidoreductase: protein MRGVFVDANESLAVIFERLERPGDPKVRIHRDPDITPEQYPEVLGDAEIAIVDHTALPTEIARKCTGLKHVVFLGTGARSYMNPEELAGLGIEVHLIKGYGDTAVAECAIALMWAAARGIAEMDREMRAGNWLREDGMQLTGKTLGLIGFGGIAAEVARIARGSGMRVIAWNRTPKEHPGVDFVTLEKLLTESDVVSLHLLLNDETRGFLSAKRIAAMKPGVILVNTARGAMVDEQAMIDALKSGQIRHAGLDVFNTEPLPKDHPLTKLRNVTLSAHSAFRTPEASENLIGAAWEHCRRIAAGA from the coding sequence GTGCGCGGAGTTTTTGTCGACGCCAACGAATCGCTCGCCGTCATCTTCGAGCGGCTGGAAAGACCGGGCGATCCCAAGGTCCGCATCCATCGCGACCCCGACATCACCCCGGAGCAATACCCCGAGGTGCTCGGCGACGCCGAGATCGCTATCGTCGATCACACTGCGCTGCCGACCGAAATCGCCAGGAAATGCACGGGCTTGAAGCACGTGGTGTTTCTGGGCACCGGCGCGCGCAGTTACATGAATCCGGAGGAACTCGCCGGGCTCGGCATCGAAGTGCACTTGATCAAGGGTTATGGCGACACCGCGGTGGCCGAATGCGCCATCGCGCTGATGTGGGCGGCGGCGCGCGGCATCGCCGAGATGGACCGCGAAATGCGCGCCGGCAACTGGCTGCGCGAGGACGGCATGCAGCTGACCGGCAAGACGCTCGGCCTGATCGGCTTCGGCGGCATTGCCGCGGAAGTGGCGCGGATCGCGCGCGGCAGCGGCATGCGCGTGATCGCCTGGAACCGGACTCCGAAAGAGCATCCCGGCGTCGACTTCGTCACGCTGGAAAAGTTGCTGACCGAAAGCGACGTGGTCTCGCTGCACCTCTTGCTGAACGACGAAACCCGCGGCTTTCTCTCGGCAAAACGCATCGCGGCGATGAAGCCGGGCGTGATCCTCGTCAACACCGCGCGCGGCGCGATGGTGGATGAGCAAGCGATGATCGACGCGCTGAAGTCGGGCCAGATCCGGCATGCCGGGCTCGACGTCTTCAACACCGAGCCGCTGCCGAAGGATCACCCGCTGACAAAACTGCGCAACGTGACGCTGTCGGCGCATTCGGCATTCCGCACGCCGGAGGCGAGCGAGAACCTGATTGGCGCCGCGTGGGAGCATTGCAGGAGGATCGCGGCGGGAGCCTGA
- a CDS encoding alpha/beta hydrolase: protein MLTPSDTPDWRKMSQEERDLGLNNGVAVAGSAEMVAGWEQRSAEMRKRHPSHLDLRYGPRERNRIDFLKAAEKAPTLLFIHGGYWQNRAKEVFSLFAEGPMAHGINVALIGYTLAPDATLDQIVGEIHQGIDYLAGQLPALGGDGRGIVVSGWSAGGHLTSMALSNPNVSAGMAISGVYDLEPIRHSYLNVKLGLDEATSRRNSPMMQSGGALKPLSLVVGDAELPLLRQQTSDFAGHRVKYGLPVTYEEIPGANHFTIMNEMLSPKGRVTTLIRQLFERTAV, encoded by the coding sequence ATGTTGACGCCTTCAGATACGCCCGACTGGCGCAAGATGAGCCAGGAGGAGCGCGACCTCGGCCTCAACAACGGCGTTGCGGTAGCCGGCAGCGCCGAGATGGTCGCCGGCTGGGAGCAGCGTTCCGCCGAAATGCGCAAGCGGCACCCCTCGCATCTCGACCTCCGCTACGGTCCGCGCGAACGCAACCGGATCGATTTCCTCAAGGCCGCGGAGAAGGCGCCGACGCTGCTGTTCATCCACGGCGGCTATTGGCAGAACCGGGCGAAGGAAGTCTTTTCGCTGTTTGCCGAAGGCCCGATGGCGCATGGCATCAATGTCGCGCTGATCGGTTACACGCTGGCGCCCGATGCGACGCTCGACCAGATCGTCGGCGAAATCCATCAGGGGATCGATTATCTCGCCGGGCAGTTGCCCGCGCTTGGCGGCGACGGGCGCGGGATCGTGGTGTCGGGCTGGTCGGCCGGAGGGCACCTGACCTCGATGGCGCTGTCGAATCCGAATGTAAGCGCGGGCATGGCGATATCAGGCGTCTACGATCTTGAGCCGATCCGGCACTCCTATCTCAACGTCAAGCTCGGGCTCGATGAAGCGACGTCGCGCCGCAACTCGCCCATGATGCAGTCCGGCGGCGCGCTAAAACCGCTGTCGCTGGTGGTGGGCGACGCCGAACTGCCGCTGCTGCGCCAGCAAACTTCGGACTTCGCCGGGCACCGCGTCAAATACGGATTGCCGGTGACCTATGAGGAAATCCCCGGCGCCAATCACTTTACGATCATGAACGAAATGCTGTCGCCCAAGGGGAGGGTGACGACGCTGATCAGGCAATTGTTCGAAAGGACGGCGGTTTAA
- a CDS encoding sulfite oxidase-like oxidoreductase: MAEQDEPPPDSKLTRSKQRWAQEGRFLTGMPSRPGEQRLPPGQHLTRDWPTLDLGLTPNISRERWRLDVYGAVENPLFWDFAEFTAQPQAKFVSDIHCVTTWSRYDNRWEGLSTRDLLDACRPRDEARFVVLHSHDGYTTNLALEDLAAEDALLAHSWSDAPLEAEHGGPVRLVVPHLYFWKSAKWLQSIELLAEDAPGYWEVRGYHNRGDPWKEERYSGD; this comes from the coding sequence ATGGCCGAACAGGACGAACCGCCTCCCGACAGCAAACTGACGCGCAGCAAGCAGCGCTGGGCGCAGGAGGGCCGCTTCCTCACCGGCATGCCTTCCCGTCCCGGGGAACAGCGCCTGCCGCCGGGGCAGCATCTGACCCGGGACTGGCCGACGCTCGACCTCGGCCTGACCCCGAATATCTCCAGGGAGCGCTGGCGCCTCGACGTCTACGGCGCGGTCGAGAATCCGCTGTTCTGGGATTTTGCGGAATTCACCGCGCAGCCGCAGGCGAAATTCGTTTCCGACATCCATTGCGTGACGACCTGGTCGCGTTACGACAACCGGTGGGAGGGGCTTTCGACCCGCGATCTGCTCGACGCCTGCCGGCCGCGCGACGAGGCGCGCTTCGTCGTGCTGCATTCCCACGACGGCTACACTACCAATCTCGCGCTGGAGGATCTCGCCGCCGAGGATGCCCTGCTCGCGCATAGCTGGTCCGACGCGCCGCTGGAAGCCGAACATGGCGGCCCTGTGCGGCTGGTGGTGCCGCATCTCTATTTCTGGAAAAGCGCGAAGTGGCTGCAGAGCATCGAGTTGCTGGCCGAGGATGCACCTGGCTATTGGGAAGTCCGCGGCTACCACAACCGCGGCGATCCCTGGAAGGAAGAGCGCTATTCCGGCGACTAG
- a CDS encoding tartrate dehydrogenase has product MSNEKKQYRIAVIPGDGIGKEVAPEGLRVLEQAAKKHGVSVHFDHFDFASWDYYEKHGEMMPEDWKARIGKHDAIYFGAVGWPAKIPDHVSLWGSLIKFRREFDQYVNLRPVRLMPGVPSPLANRKPGDIDFWVVRENTEGEYSSVGGRMFPDTDREFVTQQTVMTRIGVDRILKFAFELAQSRQKKHLTSATKSNGISITMPYWDERVEAMAKNYPKVKWDKYHIDILTANFVLHPDWFDVVVGSNLFGDILSDLGPACTGTIGIAPSGNINPEGHFPSVFEPVHGSAPDIAGQGIANPIGMIWSGAMMLEHLGEKQAAASIVAAIERTLGERTLRTRDLGGNADTVACGKAVAEMVE; this is encoded by the coding sequence ATGAGCAACGAGAAAAAGCAATACCGGATCGCGGTCATTCCCGGCGACGGTATCGGCAAGGAAGTGGCGCCGGAAGGGCTGCGGGTGCTGGAGCAGGCTGCGAAGAAGCACGGGGTATCGGTGCATTTCGATCATTTCGATTTCGCCTCCTGGGACTATTACGAGAAGCACGGCGAGATGATGCCGGAGGACTGGAAGGCCAGGATCGGCAAGCATGACGCGATCTATTTCGGCGCGGTCGGCTGGCCCGCGAAGATCCCCGATCACGTTTCCCTGTGGGGATCGCTGATTAAATTCCGCCGGGAGTTCGACCAGTATGTCAACCTGCGTCCGGTGCGGCTGATGCCGGGGGTGCCGTCGCCGCTCGCTAACCGCAAGCCCGGCGATATCGATTTCTGGGTGGTGCGCGAAAACACCGAGGGCGAATATTCATCGGTCGGCGGGCGGATGTTCCCGGACACCGACCGCGAATTCGTCACCCAGCAGACCGTGATGACGCGGATCGGCGTCGACCGTATCCTGAAATTCGCCTTCGAGCTGGCGCAGTCGCGGCAGAAGAAGCACCTGACCTCGGCGACCAAATCCAACGGCATTTCCATCACCATGCCGTATTGGGACGAACGCGTGGAGGCGATGGCGAAAAACTATCCCAAGGTGAAGTGGGACAAGTACCACATCGACATTCTCACCGCGAATTTCGTGCTGCATCCGGACTGGTTCGACGTCGTGGTCGGCTCCAATTTGTTCGGCGACATCCTGTCCGATCTCGGCCCGGCCTGCACCGGCACCATCGGCATCGCGCCCTCGGGCAACATCAATCCGGAAGGCCATTTCCCGTCGGTGTTCGAGCCGGTGCACGGCTCGGCGCCCGACATCGCGGGGCAGGGCATCGCCAACCCGATCGGCATGATCTGGTCCGGCGCGATGATGCTGGAGCACCTCGGCGAGAAGCAGGCGGCGGCCTCGATCGTGGCGGCGATCGAACGCACGCTCGGCGAACGGACGCTGCGGACCCGCGATCTCGGCGGCAATGCCGACACGGTGGCGTGCGGCAAGGCGGTCGCCGAGATGGTGGAATAG
- a CDS encoding cytochrome P450, whose product MPEHPPVTDWVHDFDHTDPHWTENPYPIWDELRAASPVVHTDRFLGCYMPTTYEAVREIAHDTTHFSSRRVIVRDVRPPITNTAPPITSDPPEHKPAKQLLLPPFTPDAMKKLEPRVRAICNELIDEFIAEGKCDAAARYTKHIPVRAIAHMLGIPEKDSDQFIKWIHEILELGIKDDATMMRAVQEMTGYFHGHIEARKKNPTDDLITTMMNARDKSGQPLSDGHVLGSLRLLLIAGIDTTWSAIGASLWHLAKTPADRERLIAEPELMPTAIEELLRAYAPVTMAREVMKDTVISGCPVKSGNMVLLSFPSANRDPAMFPDADKVVIDRKENRHAAFGLGIHRCVGSNLARMEMTVAIEEWLKRIPDFGLDPASQVRWSEGTVRGPRQLPVLFGKSA is encoded by the coding sequence ATGCCCGAGCATCCTCCCGTCACCGATTGGGTGCACGATTTCGACCACACCGATCCGCACTGGACGGAAAATCCGTATCCGATCTGGGATGAATTGCGGGCGGCATCGCCGGTGGTTCATACCGACCGCTTCCTCGGCTGCTACATGCCGACCACCTACGAAGCGGTGAGGGAGATCGCCCACGACACCACGCATTTCTCCTCGCGCCGCGTCATCGTCCGCGACGTCCGGCCGCCGATTACCAACACCGCGCCGCCGATCACCTCCGATCCGCCGGAGCACAAGCCCGCCAAGCAGCTGCTGCTGCCGCCGTTCACGCCCGACGCGATGAAGAAGCTCGAGCCCCGGGTTCGCGCGATCTGCAACGAGCTGATCGACGAGTTCATTGCCGAGGGCAAATGCGACGCCGCGGCGCGCTACACCAAGCACATTCCGGTCCGCGCCATCGCCCACATGCTCGGCATCCCGGAAAAGGACAGCGACCAATTCATCAAGTGGATCCACGAAATTCTCGAGCTCGGCATCAAGGACGACGCCACCATGATGCGCGCGGTCCAGGAGATGACCGGCTATTTCCACGGCCATATCGAGGCGCGCAAGAAGAACCCCACCGACGACCTGATCACGACGATGATGAACGCCCGCGACAAGAGCGGCCAGCCGCTATCGGACGGACACGTGCTGGGCTCATTGCGGCTGTTATTGATCGCCGGCATCGACACTACCTGGAGCGCGATCGGCGCTTCATTGTGGCATCTGGCGAAAACGCCAGCGGATCGCGAGCGTCTCATCGCCGAGCCGGAACTGATGCCGACCGCGATCGAGGAACTGCTGCGCGCCTATGCGCCGGTAACGATGGCGCGCGAGGTGATGAAGGATACCGTGATCAGCGGCTGCCCGGTCAAATCGGGCAATATGGTGCTGCTGTCGTTCCCCTCTGCCAACCGCGACCCCGCCATGTTCCCCGACGCCGACAAGGTCGTGATCGATCGCAAGGAGAACCGCCACGCCGCCTTCGGACTCGGCATTCACCGCTGCGTCGGCTCCAACCTCGCGCGCATGGAAATGACGGTCGCGATCGAGGAATGGCTGAAGCGGATCCCGGACTTCGGGCTCGACCCGGCCAGTCAGGTCAGATGGTCGGAAGGCACCGTGCGGGGGCCGCGGCAGCTTCCGGTGCTGTTCGGGAAATCGGCCTGA